Proteins from a single region of Sphingomonas swuensis:
- a CDS encoding phytanoyl-CoA dioxygenase family protein: MSVRALDDFATSGARHVPGALKSCLPGLRRVLEPMDASAAGTRLHQVGGLAEFLEVTGCIGKVAAAVLGEKARPVRAILFNKSAETNWALGWHQDRTICVRERKEAPGFGPWTLKSGMIHVSPPIALLEGMVTVRAHLDDVPPTNAPLLIAPGSHRFGRIGEDRIEAVVDSCGTVSCVAAAGDVWLYATPILHASDAAADPRSRRVLQVDYAATSLPYGLEWLGI, from the coding sequence ATGAGCGTCCGCGCCCTCGACGACTTCGCCACTTCAGGCGCCCGGCATGTTCCTGGCGCGCTGAAGTCGTGCCTGCCCGGCCTGCGGCGAGTGCTGGAGCCGATGGATGCGAGTGCGGCAGGAACCCGGCTTCACCAGGTCGGAGGGCTCGCTGAATTCCTCGAGGTGACCGGCTGTATCGGAAAGGTTGCCGCTGCAGTGCTCGGAGAGAAAGCGCGACCAGTCAGGGCGATCCTCTTCAACAAGTCGGCCGAAACCAACTGGGCACTGGGCTGGCACCAGGACCGGACCATCTGCGTGCGCGAGCGGAAGGAAGCGCCAGGCTTCGGCCCATGGACGCTCAAGTCCGGGATGATCCACGTCTCGCCGCCGATCGCACTGCTCGAAGGAATGGTCACGGTGCGAGCCCATCTCGACGATGTGCCGCCGACCAACGCACCCCTGCTGATCGCGCCAGGATCGCACCGCTTCGGACGCATCGGCGAAGACCGGATTGAGGCTGTTGTCGATTCTTGTGGCACGGTTAGCTGCGTTGCCGCGGCGGGGGACGTGTGGCTCTACGCCACCCCCATCCTGCACGCCTCCGACGCTGCCGCAGACCCGCGAAGCCGACGGGTGCTTCAGGTCGACTATGCCGCCACGTCGCTGCCCTATGGGCTGGAGTGGCTCGGCATTTAA